The following coding sequences lie in one Mus musculus strain C57BL/6J chromosome 11, GRCm38.p6 C57BL/6J genomic window:
- the Wdr81 gene encoding WD repeat-containing protein 81 isoform X1 — translation MAQGSRRRKVVLTAGSEGWSPSSGPDMEELLRSVERDLNIDARQLALAPGGTHVVALVSTRWLASLRERRLGPCPRAEGLGEAEVRTLLQRSVQRLPPGWTRVEVHGLRKRRLSYPLGGGVPFEEGSCSPETLTRFMQEVAAQNYRNLWRHAYHTYGQPYSHSTAPSALPALDSIRQALQRVYGCTFLPVGESIPCLSNVRDGPCPSRGSPACPSLLRAEALLESPEMLYVVHPYVQFSLHDVVTFSPAKLTNSQAKVLFLLFRVLRAMDACHRQGLACGALSLHHIAVDEKLCSELRLDLSAYEMPSEDENQEGSEEKNGTGIKSEKEGEGRTECPTCQKELRGLVLDWVHGRISNFHYLMQLNRLAGRRQGDPNYHPVLPWVVDFTTPYGRFRDLRKSKFRLNKGDKQLDFTYEMTRQAFVAGGAGSGEPPHVPHHISDVLSDITYYVYKARRTPRSVLCGHVRAQWEPHEYPATMERMQTWTPDECIPEFYTDPSIFCSIHPDMPDLDVPAWCSSNQEFVAAHRALLESWEVSQDLHHWIDLTFGYKLQGKEAVKEKNVCLHLVDAHTHLTSYGVVQLFDQPHPQRLAGSPALAPEPPLIPRLLVQPIREATGQEDISGQLINGAGRLVVEATPCETGWTRDRPGTGEDDLEQATEALDSISLPGKAGDQPGSSSSQASPGLLSFSAPSGSRPGRRSKAAGLDPGEGEEGKIVLPEGFSPIQALEELEKVGNFLAKGLGSQLEEPEKPHAQPPVHLQSLFHRDMQVLGVLLAEMVFATRVRILQPDAPLWVRFEAVRGLCIRHSKDIPVSLQPVLDTLLQLSGPKSPMVSKKGKLDPLFEYRPVSQGLPPPSPAQLLSPFSSVVPFPPYFPALHKFILLYQARRVEDEVQGRELAFALWQQLGAVLNDITPEGLEILLPFVLSLMSEEHTAVYTAWYLFEPVAKALGPKNANKYLLKPLIGAYESPCRLHGRFYLYTDCFVAQLVVRLGLQAFLTHLLPHVLQVLAGVEASQEEGKGLVGTTEDEESELPVSGPGSCAFGEEIQMDGQPAASSGLGLPDYRSGVSFHDQADLPDTEDFQAGLYVAESPQPQEAEAVSLGQLSDKSSTSEASQGEERGGDDGGAPADKNSVKSGDSSQDLKQSEGSEEEEEEEGCVVLEEDQEDEVTGTSELTLSDTMLSMETVVAPGDGRDREEEEEPLTEQTEGKEQKILLDTACKMVRWLSAKLGPTVASRHVARNLLRLLTSCYVGPTRQQFTVSSDDTPPLNAGNIYQKRPVLGDIVSGPVLSCLLHIAYLYGEPVLTYQYLPYISYLVAPGSNSNPSRLNSRKEAGLLAAVTLTQKIIVYLSDTTLMDILPRISHEVLLPVLGFLTSFVTGFPSGAQARTVLCVKTISLIALICLRIGQEMVQQHLSEPVATFFQVFSHLHELRQQDLPLDPKGCTEGQLPEATFSDGQRRPVDPTLLEELQKVFTLEMAYTIYVPFSCLLGIAHHVPLHRVGDIIRKIIPNHELVGELAGLYLESMSPSSRNPASMEPTMASAGPEWDPQSGSCLQDDGHSGTFGSVLVGNRIQIPDSQPQSPGPLGSLSGVGSSGGLSNRNEDNALKRELPRSAHGLSGNWLAYWQYEIGVSQQDAHFHFHQIRLQSFPGHTGAVKCVAALSSEDFFLSGSKDRTVRLWPLYNYGDGTNETASRLIYAQHRKSVFYVGQLEAPQYVVSCDGAVHVWDPFTGKTLRTVDPSDSRVPLTAVAVMPAPHTSITMASSDSTLRFVDCRKPGLQHEFRLGGGLNPGLVRSLAVSPSGRSVVAGFSSGFMVLLDTRTGLVLRGWPAHEGDILQIKAVEGSVLISSSSDHSLTVWKELEQKPTHHYKSASDPIHTFDLYGSEVVTGTVANKIGVCSLLEPPSQATTKLSSENFRGTLTSLALLPTKRHLLLGSDNGIIRLLA, via the exons ATGGCCCAGGGGAGCAGAAGGCGGAAAGTGGTTCTTACAGCAGGGTCCGAGGGCTGGTCCCCTTCCTCAGGACCTGACATGGAGGAGCTGCTCCGGAGCGTGGAGAGAGATCTGAACATTGATGCCCGGCAGCTGGCCCTGGCGCCGGGGGGCACTCATGTAGTGGCCCTAGTGTCCACGCGTTGGCTGGCTAGTCTCCGGGAGCGCCGACTGGGACCCTGTCCCCGGGCTGAGGGCCTGGGTGAAGCAGAAGTCAGGACTTTACTGCAACGTTCGGTACAGAGGCTGCCCCCAGGCTGGACTCGAGTGGAGGTGCATGGGCTGCGGAAACGGAGACTGTCCTACCCGCTGGGTGGAGGCGTGCCCTTTGAGGAGGGGTCCTGTAGCCCTGAAACTCTCACTCGGTTCATGCAGGAGGTGGCTGCCCAGAATTACCGGAACCTGTGGCGCCATGCATACCACACTTATGGACAGCCTTACAGCCACAGCACTGCCCCCTCAGCTCTACCTGCCCTAGACTCTATACGACAAGCTCTCCAGAGGGTGTATGGATGCACCTTCTTGCCAGTGGGTGAATCCATCCCATGTCTATCAAATGTCAGGGATGGGCCCTGCCCCTCTcggggcagccctgcctgcccCAGCCTTTTGCGAGCTGAGGCTTTGCTGGAGTCGCCCGAGATGCTCTATGTGGTACACCCTTATGTGCAATTCTCCCTGCATGATGTAGTTACCTTCAGCCCTGCCAAGCTGACCAACAGCCAAGCCAAGgtgctctttcttctcttccgTGTTCTGAGGGCCATGGATGCCTGTCACCGCCAGGGGCTGGCCTGTGGGGCTCTGTCTTTGCACCACATTGCTGTAGACGAGAAGCTATGCAGTGAGCTCCGGCTGGACCTGAGCGCTTACGAGATGCCTTCCGAGGATGAAAACCAGGAGGGCTCTGAAGAGAAAAATGGGACAGGCATTAAGTCTgaaaaagagggggaagggagaactgAGTGTCCCACCTGCCAGAAAGAACTTCGGGGCCTTGTGCTAGACTGGGTCCATGGCCGAATCAGCAACTTCCACTACCTCATGCAGCTGAATCGGTTGGCAGGTCGACGGCAGGGGGATCCCAACTATCACCCAGTGCTGCCCTGGGTGGTGGACTTTACCACACCTTATGGGCGCTTCCGAGACCTTCGTAAATCCAAGTTCCGACTCAACAAGGGAGATAAGCAATTGGACTTCACCTATGAGATGACCCGGCAGGCATTTGTTGCAGGTGGTGCAGGAAGTGGGGAGCCACCCCATGTTCCTCACCACATCTCTGACGTGCTCTCTGACATCACGTACTATGTATACAAGGCCCGTCGCACACCGCGCTCGGTGCTCTGTGGACATGTCCGAGCGCAGTGGGAACCCCACGAGTATCCTGCCACCATGGAGCGGATGCAGACCTGGACACCGGATGAGTGCATACCCGAGTTCTACACGGACCCCTCTATCTTTTGCTCTATCCACCCTGACATGCCCGACCTGGATGTGCCGGCCTGGTGCAGTTCTAACCAGGAATTTGTGGCTGCCCATCGAGCCCTCCTGGAGAGCTGGGAGGTGTCCCAAGACCTGCATCACTGGATTGATCTTACCTTTGGCTACAAACTCCAGGGCAAAGAAGCTGTGAAGGAGAAGAATGTGTGTCTGCACCTGGTGGACGCTCACACCCATCTGACCAGCTATGGCGTGGTACAGCTATTTGATCAGCCACACCCCCAACGCCTGGCTGGATCTCCTGCCCTGGCCCCTGAACCTCCACTCATCCCCCGGCTGTTGGTCCAGCCTATTCGGGAGGCCACAGGCCAGGAGGACATTTCAGGACAACTTATAAATGGTGCGGGCAGGCTTGTCGTAGAGGCCACTCCATGTGAGACTGGCTGGACTAGAGATAGGCCTGGGACAGGAGAAGATGATTTAGAACAGGCTACAGAAGCTCTGGATTCCATCTCCCTCCCCGGGAAAGCAGGTGACCAGCCAGGCTCTTCCTCCAGTCAAGCATCACCTGGCCTGTTGTCTTTTTCTGCACCCTCGGGGTCTCGACCAGGCCGTAGGAGCAAAGCTGCCGGGTTGGACCCTGGGGAGGGTGAAGAGGGCAAGATTGTCCTTCCAGAGGGCTTCAGTCCCATACAGGCCttggaagagctggagaaagtGGGTAACTTCCTGGCCAAAGGCCTAGGGAGCCAGTTGGAGGAGCCTGAAAAGCCTCACGCCCAGCCACCTGTGCACCTGCAGAGCCTCTTCCATCGAGACATGCAGGTCCTGGGTGTCCTGTTGGCTGAGATGGTGTTTGCCACCAGGGTCCGGATACTGCAGCCTGATGCACCTTTGTGGGTACGCTTTGAGGCTGTTCGGGGTCTCTGCATACGCCACTCCAAGGACATCCCCGTGTCTCTGCAGCCTGTGCTAGACACACTCCTACAGCTGAGCGGACCCAAAAGTCCCATGGTGTCGAAGAAGGGCAAGCTAGACCCACTGTTTGAGTATAGGCCGGTTTCCCAGGGATTACCcccacccagcccagcccagctcctCAGCCCCTTCAGCTCCGTGGTCCCCTTCCCTCCATACTTCCCAGCACTGCACAAGTTCATTCTTTTATATCAGGCCCGGCGTGTGGAGGATGAGGTCCAGGGTCGGGAGCTGGCGTTTGCTCTGTGGCAGCAGCTGGGTGCGGTGTTAAATGACATCACTCCCGAGGgcttagagatcctcctgcctttcgtGCTGTCGCTCATGTCTGAGGAGCACACGGCTGTGTACACAGCCTGGTACCTATTTGAACCCGTTGCCAAGGCCCTGGGCCCCAAAAATGCCAACAAGTACCTCCTGAAGCCTCTCATCGGTGCCTATGAGAGCCCCTGCCGCCTGCATGGCCGCTTCTACCTGTACACCGACTGTTTTGTGGCCCAGTTGGTGGTGCGGCTGGGCTTGCAGGCCTTCCTCACCCACCTGCTGCCCCATGTCCTCCAGGTACTGGCTGGGGTGGAGGCTTCCCAGGAGGAGGGCAAAGGCCTGGTCGGGACCACTGAGGATGAGGAAAGTGAGCTCCCGGTGTCCGGGCCTGGCTCCTGTGCCTTTGGGGAAGAGATTCAGATGGATGGGCAGCCGGCTGCTTCCTCAGGACTGGGGCTCCCAGACTACAGGTCGGGCGTCAGCTTCCATGACCAGGCCGACCTGCCGGACACGGAGGACTTCCAAGCTGGACTCTACGTGGCTGAATCTCCACagccccaggaggctgaggccgtGAGCCTGGGCCAGCTGAGTGATAAGAGCAGTACCAGCGAAGCCTCCCAGGGCgaggagaggggtggggatgATGGCGGTGCCCCTGCGGACAAGAACAGCGTCAAGTCAGGGGACAGCAGCCAGGACTTGAAGCAGAGCGAAGgctctgaggaagaggaggaggaggaaggctgtGTGGTGTtggaggaggaccaggaggatGAAGTCACGGGAACATCCGAGCTCACTCTGTCTGACACGATGCTGTCCATGGAGACGGTGGTGGCTCCTGGtgatgggagagacagagaagaggaagaggagccgCTGACAGAGCAGACagaaggcaaagaacaaaagatcCTCCTTG ATACAGCCTGCAAGATGGTCCGCTGGCTGTCTGCCAAGCTTGGCCCCACAGTAGCCTCTCGCCATGTGGCCCGGAACCTGCTGCGCCTGCTGACATCTTGTTATGTTG GGCCCACTCGACAGCAGTTCACCGTCAGCAGTGATGACACCCCTCCACTGAATGCCGGCAACATCTACCAGAAGAGGCCAGTCCTAGGTGACATCGTGTCGGGGCCTGTGCTCAGCTGCCTCCTCCACATTGCCTACCTGTATGGAGAACCCGTTCTCACCTACCAGTACCTGCCCTACATCAGCTACCTG GTAGCCCCAGGGAGCAACTCAAACCCCAGCCGACTGAACAGCCGCAAGGAGGCCGGGCTGCTGGCAGCGGTGACACTGACGCAGAAAATCATCGTATACCTCTCTGACACGACCCTCATGGACATTCTGCCCCGCATTAGCCACGAGGTCTTGCTGCCTGTGCTTGGCTTCCTCACCTCCTTCGTCACAGG GTTCCCCAGTGGGGCCCAGGCCCGGACTGTCCTATGCGTGAAAACCATCAGTCTCATCGCCCTCATCTGCTTGCGCATCGGGCAGGAGATGGTCCAGCAGCACCTGAGTGAGCCAGTGGCCACCTTCTTCCAAGTCTTCTCTCATCTGCATGAGCTTCggcagcag GATCTGCCACTGGATCCTAAGGGCTGTACTGAGGGCCAGCTGCCAGAGGCGACCTTCTCTGATGGGCAGCGACGACCAGTGGACCCCACCCTGCTGGAAGAGCTGCAGAAGGTGTTCACCCTGGAAATGGCGTACACAATCTACGTACCTTTCTCCTGCCTGTTGGGTATTGCCCATCACGTTCCTTTGCACAGAGTTG GTGACATCATCCGGAAAATCATCCCCAACCATGAGTTGGTCGGGGAGCTGGCAGGGCTCTATCTGGAAAGCATGAGCCCGAGCTCTCGAAACCCAGCCAGCATGGAACCCACCATGGCTAGTGCCGGCCCTGAATGGGACCCTCAGAGTGGGAGCTGTCTCCAGGACGATGGCCACTCAGGGACCTTTGGGAGTGTCCTGGTTGGAAATCGCATCCAGATCCCTGACTCTCAGCCCCAGAGTCCTGGGCCACTGGGCTCCCTCTCTGGAGTGGGTAGTAGCGGAGGCCTCAGCAACAGGAATGAAGACAACGCCCTGAAGCGGGAGCTGCCTCGGAGTGCCCATGGGCTGAGCGGGAACTGGCTGGCGTACTGGCAGTACGAGATCGGTGTGAGCCAGCAGGATGCCCACTTCCACTTCCACCAGATCCGCCTGCAGAGCTTCCCAGGGCACACGGGGGCCGTCAAATGCGTGGCCGCCCTGAGCAGTGAAGACTTCTTTCTGAGTGGCAGCAAGGACCGGACTGTGCGCCTCTGGCCGCTGTACAACTATGGGGACGGGACCAATGAGACGGCTTCCCGCCTCATCTATGCCCAGCACCGCAAAAGCGTCTTCTACGTGGGCCAGCTTGAGGCCCCGCAGTATGTGGTGAGCTGTGATGGGGCAGTGCACGTCTGGGACCCCTTCACAG GAAAGACCCTTCGCACAGTGGATCCTTCAGACAGCCGGGTGCCCCTGACGGCTGTGGCTGTCATGCCTGCCCCACACACCAGCATCACCATGGCCAGCTCCGACTCCACTCTGCGCTTTGTGGACTGCAGGAAGCCAGGCTTGCAG CATGAGTTCCGACTGGGTGGAGGGCTGAACCCTGGGCTTGTTCGCTCGTTGGCCGTCAGCCCCAGTGGCCGGAGTGTTGTGGCTGGCTTCTCCTCGGGCTTCATGGTGCTCCTAGATACCCGCACGGGCCTGGTTCTACGAGGCTGGCCAGCCCATGAAGGGGACATTCTACAGATCAAG GCTGTAGAGGGCAGCGTGCTCATCAGCTCCTCTTCCGACCATTCCTTGACTGTTTGGAAGGAGCTGGAACAGAAGCCCACGCACCACTACAAGTCAGCGTCCGACCCAATCCACACCTTTGACCTGTACGGCAGCGAGGTGGTCACCGGCACTGTAGCCAACAAGATTGGTGTCTGTTCCCTGCTTGAGCCACCCTCTCAGGCCACCACAAAGCTCAGTTCCGAGAACTTCCGTGGCACGCTCACTAGTCTGGCTTTGCTGCCCACGAAACGCCACCTCCTGCTGGGCTCGGACAATGGCATCATCCGCCTCCTGGCATAG